One Aphidius gifuensis isolate YNYX2018 linkage group LG3, ASM1490517v1, whole genome shotgun sequence DNA window includes the following coding sequences:
- the LOC122852053 gene encoding SIFamide-related peptide, with product MSFVRVGLAIFIIALVACLSVEGGYRKPPFNGSIFGKRSGTMTEQDLTNLAIDIVDSEVMNRAMSSMCEMASETCNAWLLHQDSN from the exons ATGTCTTTCGTACGTGTTGGACTTGCAATTTTCATCATTGCCTTAGTGGCATGTTTGAGTGTTGAAGGAGGCTATCGTAAACCACCTTTCAATGGAAGTATTTTTGGAAAACGTTCAGGCACCATGACTg aaCAAGATTTAACAAATCTTGCCATCGATATTGTAGATTCAGAAGTTATGAACCGAGCCATGAGTTCAATGTGTGAAATGGCAAGCGAGACCTGCAATGCCTGGCTTTTACATCAAGACTCCAACTAG